The genomic stretch TTCGAGATCCCGCTATCCGGACGGTAGGTACTCATGATCGCCTCAAGACGTCGGATCTCACCGAAAGCACGATCCGCCGCATGGTCGGCACGATCAGGATCGACACCGGCTATGGTGATCGAGACCGTCGTCCCCATAAGAATCTGTTCCCGTTCCACAACCGGAGGGGTCGAAGTCTCACATCCCGTCGAAAGCAGAAGCCCACAGATCAGCAGGAGCAGAACCGGATTTTTTCGCAGCAAATTCGGGAGGGGCGCGGCAGATTCCAGGATCCGCTTACAGATCACGCCGGTAGACAAAATCAGAAACGGAGAGAAGAGCATCTTTGGCCAAAGAATTTTCAAAGGGTTTGAGGTTTCCGCGGGCCTGTTCGATATAGGATCGGGTTCGTTCCTGCGTATAAGCCACGGCATCATATCGCTCAACACAGTCAAAAACGAAATCAAGGTCCTCTGCACGCTTCTCCCCCGCCTCAAAAATCAAGCGGATTCGGGCCGTTTCATCCTCGGTCCCCTCATGAAGCACATGGATCAGCGGGAGGGTAACCTTCCCTTCCAACAGGTCCTTTCCGACCTTTTTGCCGAGTTTTCCTTCCTGAGCCGAATAATCAAGAGCATCATCACTCAGTTGAAAAGCGATCCCCACGGCATTGCCGAAGGCCACCATGGACTTCCGGACGGAAGGCGGCGCCTCGGCAAGGATCGCTCCCAATTCACAGGCTGCCGCAATGAGTACGGCCGTCTTTTTCGTAATGACGGCGAGATAATCTTCTTCCGTCAGATCGAGATTGCCGATCTGAGAGAGCTGCATCACCTCTCCCTCCGACATGACCGTTGTGGCCTCGGAGAGAACGTTCATAATCTCCTGGTTTTCTTCCCGGACAGCCAGATAAAGAGCCTTGGAATAAAGATAATCTCCCACCAGGATGCTCGCCTGGTTTCCGAAGACCCGGTTTGCCGCATCCTGACCCCGTCGAATCACGGCATCGTCCACCACGTCGTCATGGAGAAGAGAAGCCGTATGAATATATTCGATAACCGATGCCAGAAGATGCTGCCGGTCTCCATGATATCCGCAGACGCGGGATGCCAGGAGGAGAAGAAGGGGACGGATCCGTTTACCCCCGCCCCGCAGCAGGTGAAGACCCACTTCT from Deltaproteobacteria bacterium encodes the following:
- a CDS encoding polyprenyl synthetase family protein, producing MRIEEVWTLLEKDLAEVERCIAGNLHSGAPLIGEVGLHLLRGGGKRIRPLLLLLASRVCGYHGDRQHLLASVIEYIHTASLLHDDVVDDAVIRRGQDAANRVFGNQASILVGDYLYSKALYLAVREENQEIMNVLSEATTVMSEGEVMQLSQIGNLDLTEEDYLAVITKKTAVLIAAACELGAILAEAPPSVRKSMVAFGNAVGIAFQLSDDALDYSAQEGKLGKKVGKDLLEGKVTLPLIHVLHEGTEDETARIRLIFEAGEKRAEDLDFVFDCVERYDAVAYTQERTRSYIEQARGNLKPFENSLAKDALLSVSDFVYRRDL